In Streptomyces chartreusis, the following proteins share a genomic window:
- a CDS encoding phytanoyl-CoA dioxygenase family protein, with product MPADLTRLPATAPVSDVTAVLERDGGVIVEDLVDETTLKGLWDDLGPALDGVGYGDSSFTGQRTKRLSSLFARSRHMERIALDPLYLGTARDLIERPSTNWFGRQRTDLAPNVQVSITQLIQIWPGETAQPPHRDDIAHLLPSPGPTNRVQIMLAMSEFTEENGATMVYPGSHLWEAERGPRPEEAVQAEMDPGSCLIWVGGLFHGGGANLADDARTGLTLALVRGNLRQEENQYLAVPREIVREYPEELQRLLGWGLCPPFLGWYEQEDPIRLLDD from the coding sequence ATGCCCGCAGACCTGACCCGGCTTCCCGCCACCGCACCGGTGTCCGACGTCACCGCCGTCCTGGAGCGCGACGGCGGTGTGATCGTGGAGGACCTCGTCGACGAGACGACCCTGAAGGGTCTGTGGGACGACCTCGGCCCTGCGCTCGACGGCGTCGGCTACGGCGACAGCTCGTTCACCGGCCAGCGCACCAAGCGGCTCAGCTCGCTCTTCGCCCGCTCCCGGCACATGGAGCGCATCGCCCTCGATCCGCTGTACCTGGGCACCGCGCGGGATCTGATCGAGCGCCCCTCGACGAACTGGTTCGGCCGGCAGCGCACCGACCTCGCCCCGAACGTCCAGGTCAGCATCACCCAGTTGATCCAGATCTGGCCCGGCGAGACCGCTCAGCCGCCGCACCGCGACGACATCGCGCATCTGCTGCCCAGCCCCGGCCCGACGAACCGGGTGCAGATCATGCTGGCGATGAGCGAGTTCACCGAGGAGAACGGCGCCACGATGGTCTACCCGGGCAGCCATCTGTGGGAGGCGGAGCGCGGGCCTCGCCCGGAGGAGGCGGTACAGGCGGAGATGGATCCGGGGTCCTGTCTGATCTGGGTGGGCGGCCTGTTCCACGGCGGCGGCGCGAACCTCGCCGACGACGCCCGCACCGGCCTCACGCTCGCGCTGGTGCGCGGCAATCTGCGCCAGGAGGAGAACCAGTATCTGGCCGTGCCGCGGGAGATCGTCCGTGAGTACCCCGAGGAGCTCCAGCGGCTGCTCGGCTGGGGCCTGTGCCCGCCGTTCCTGGGCTGGTACGAGCAGGAGGACCCGATCCGCCTGCTCGACGACTGA
- a CDS encoding type I polyketide synthase, which yields MTEASMSAPYEKVVQALRKSLEETETLKKRNRQLVAASREPIAIVGMACRFPGDVSSPEELWEMLAAGRDGMVPFPQDRGWDIDDLYDPVPGQPGRTYVNSGGFVSGVAEFDAGLFGISPREALAMDPQQRLLLEVSWEALERAGVDPVSVRGSVSGVFVGTNGQDYLLASRGGFGGVEGFVGTGSAASVMSGRVAYALGLEGPAVTVDTACSSALVAVHLAVRALRSGECGLALAGGVTVMSTPAAFVEFSRQRGLAVDGRCKAFGEGADGTVWGEGGGVLVLERLSDARRNNHPVLAVVRGSAVNQDGASNGLTAPNGPSQQRVIRQALRNAGVGAADVDVVEAHGTGTALGDPIEAQALLTAYGRDRGEHGEPLWLGSVKSNLGHTQAAAGVAGVIKMVLAMQREALPATLHVDRPSSHVDWEAGQVRLLTEFRSWPRGERTRRAGVSAFGISGTNAHVILEEAPAEKSNRTESAPSTQLPITPWLLAGHDADSLRAQAERLATRLTAHPASPTDLGHSLATTRAVLTHRAVVLGPALDELSEGVRALADGEQHPAVVTGHTLKGRTAWVFTGQGSQRPGMGRELHSAFPEFRRALDEVCDLLDAELGADDPDHIPLRETMFTGDPATLSRTGHAQPALFALQVALIALLRSWGMRPDSVLGHSVGEFAAAYAAGVFELPDAVRLVAARARLMQALPEGGAMAAIEAGEDEVAEVLERDDRIGDVAVAAVNGPRSVVVSGTEGAVDAVVAEFHDRGCRTKRLRVSHAFHSPLMAPMLAEFTTVAAGVTYRTPTLPAVSTLTGEVLRDGDWTTPTYWIEQVRRPVRFHDALTTVTGPQGAVRLLEIGPDAVLTALAREDGHDAAAMLRAGQPEPQAVLTAVAEMYVRGADVRWPALFEGTGARRVDLPTYAFSRERYWLPDHVVAERGTGTGPDGVEARFWDLVERGDVDVLAERLGVSGDQALDTVVPALSAWRRQGRLELEQAARRYRVRWRPVRLAADPGALPGRWLVATPDPDDRAAADITAALNRAGAEVDLITVTAADTRADLTRRIRDIGQEPTHVLSLVPTPSAVLALWQALFDSAPSARLWCATRSAQSVGAGDAPSRPDEAAVWGLGRTLSLEQPDRWGGLVDLPAHPDSDDARRLAHLLAEPGDEDQLALRPTGVLAARLVRDTGANGQSTATSGGQPRGARFHGTALVTGGTGALGRHIAHWLADQGAEHVVLVSRRGADAPGAQDLRDELRDRGADVTLAACDVADRAALAGLLDAHPPTVVVHAAGILDDGLAADLTPERLARVLAAKADAARHLHELTADRALDAFVLFSSTAGVTGNAGQSAYSAANARLDALAQHRRAAGLPATSVAWGPWAGDGMAADPVVTTHLARLGIRPLTPDTALDVLGRILDDDRTCVTVLDADWARFAETTAYARQGSLLRELTAPAQQDARTAHDPERPTAGTGELATAVHRRPPAERERLVLAHVRSTVAEVLGHGSAAAIAADRPFNDLGFDSLTSVELRNRLGAATGLRLPATLVYDHPTPAALASHIRAQLPGSDTDIEARDTAAGIATGDALDDDAVAIVGMACRFPGDVSSPEELWEMLAAGRDGVVPFPADRGWDIERVYHPDPENSGTSYVNCGGFVSGVAEFDAGLFGISPREALAMDPQQRLLLEVSWEALERAGVDPVSVRGSVSGVFVGTNGQDYLLASRGGFGGVEGFVGTGSAASVMSGRVAYALGLEGPAVTVDTACSSALVAVHLAVGALRSGECGLALAGGVTVMSTPAAFVEFSRQRGLAVDGRCKAFGEGADGTVWGEGGGVLVLERLSDARRNNHPVLAVVRGSAVNQDGASNGLTAPNGPSQQRVIRQALKAAGISAADVDVVEAHGTGTTLGDPIEAQALLSTYGQERTEGPLWLGSVKSNLGHTQAAAGVAGVIKMVLAMQREALPATLHVDRPSSHVDWEAGQVRLLTESRAWPRGERTRRAGVSAFGISGTNAHVILEEAPEPEQPARPAPKASLPLVPWVLSAHRPEALTQQAARLATALTDDHAAHDIGHSLATTRAALAHRAVALGPDTPTLAAALTSFGTGTTPPDIISGTVTEGGTAWLFTGQGSQRPGMGRELYARFPVFARAFDEVCAHLDGEFDGAAGFTAGVRAAVFAPEGSAEAALLDRTGYAQAALFAVQVSLVELLRSWGTEPDCVVGHSVGEFAAAYAAGVFELPDAVRLVGARARLMQALPEGGAMAAVEAGEDEVAGVLERHEGAGDVVIAAVNGPRSVVVSGTESAVEAVLAEFRERGCRTSRLRVSHAFHSPLMKPVLDDFAAVADGITYRTPAVPAVSTVTGQALEDGDWTTARYWANQIVEPVRFHDALTTVTAGQGAVRLLEIGPDPVLSSQAPAGTAVAVSALRRDRAEVAALLTALAEVFVSGTDVDWGAVFAGTGARRVDLPTYAFQRRRYWLPDRTGEGGAMSFLGIPEAPRELPVSREPLPTAYEQPSSAAPVNRLRSLPPAERESAVLELVVAQVAQILGHSDTGEVGATQRFLELGFTSLSLADLGNRVARACGVELSTSALYEHATPRALAAHVGGQLGDRQRQSAVSADSVTALVRYAFERKQYDKGLDMLHLAAAMRPAFGLPDTPDGTAPGTPQDTPSGGATHSDARPGASAPAPRPVRLATGSEGEALLCLPSLVAPVTAYQYSRFAAALHGSRDVWVLPAPGYAAGEALPDSPEAAAARQAEAVLAAFGDKPLTLVGYSSGGWQAHLLAAVLTEAGAPPRALVLLDSPETPDQNLALAMVATSCRLMRDHPDVPVVADQLTATAHYGRLFDGWRPVAAAEAPRTLFVSAAHHDPALLLGAGRPQWPLPHEAVEVPGTHISLLDGDADTTARAVHAWLLER from the coding sequence CTGACAGAGGCATCGATGAGCGCACCGTACGAAAAGGTCGTCCAGGCTCTGCGCAAGTCCCTGGAGGAGACCGAGACGCTGAAGAAGCGCAACCGCCAACTCGTCGCGGCCTCCCGCGAACCCATCGCGATAGTCGGAATGGCCTGCCGATTCCCCGGTGACGTTTCCTCCCCCGAGGAATTGTGGGAGATGCTCGCCGCCGGCCGCGACGGAATGGTCCCGTTCCCTCAGGACCGCGGCTGGGACATCGACGACCTTTACGACCCCGTTCCCGGACAGCCCGGCCGTACCTACGTGAATTCTGGTGGGTTTGTGTCGGGTGTGGCGGAGTTTGATGCGGGGTTGTTTGGTATTTCGCCGCGTGAGGCGTTGGCGATGGATCCGCAGCAGCGGTTGTTGTTGGAGGTGTCGTGGGAGGCGTTGGAGCGGGCTGGTGTGGATCCGGTGTCGGTGCGGGGGTCGGTGTCGGGTGTGTTTGTGGGGACGAATGGTCAGGACTATTTGTTGGCGTCGCGGGGTGGGTTTGGTGGGGTTGAGGGGTTTGTGGGGACGGGGTCTGCTGCGAGTGTGATGTCGGGGCGGGTTGCGTATGCGTTGGGTTTGGAGGGGCCGGCGGTGACGGTGGATACGGCGTGTTCGTCGGCGTTGGTGGCGGTTCATCTTGCGGTGCGTGCGTTGCGTTCGGGTGAGTGTGGTTTGGCGTTGGCGGGTGGGGTGACGGTGATGTCGACGCCTGCTGCGTTTGTGGAGTTTTCCCGGCAGCGGGGTCTTGCGGTGGATGGGCGGTGCAAGGCTTTTGGTGAGGGTGCGGATGGGACGGTGTGGGGTGAGGGGGGTGGGGTTCTGGTTTTGGAGCGGCTTTCGGATGCCCGCCGTAACAATCACCCCGTGTTGGCGGTGGTGCGGGGGAGTGCGGTCAACCAGGATGGTGCGTCGAATGGGCTGACCGCGCCGAACGGCCCTTCCCAACAGCGCGTTATTCGCCAGGCATTGCGGAATGCGGGCGTGGGAGCCGCGGACGTCGATGTGGTCGAGGCGCACGGTACGGGGACCGCGCTCGGGGATCCGATCGAGGCGCAGGCGCTGCTGACGGCGTACGGCCGAGATCGGGGTGAGCACGGCGAGCCGCTCTGGCTCGGCTCCGTGAAGTCGAACCTGGGGCATACGCAGGCGGCGGCGGGTGTCGCGGGTGTCATCAAGATGGTGCTGGCGATGCAGCGCGAGGCGTTGCCCGCGACGCTGCACGTGGATCGGCCTTCCTCGCACGTGGACTGGGAGGCGGGGCAGGTCCGGCTGCTGACCGAGTTCCGGTCATGGCCGCGAGGCGAGCGGACCAGGCGGGCCGGCGTCTCGGCCTTCGGTATCAGCGGGACCAACGCCCACGTCATCCTCGAAGAAGCCCCGGCCGAGAAGAGCAACAGGACCGAGTCCGCCCCATCCACCCAACTCCCCATCACGCCGTGGCTGTTGGCCGGACACGACGCCGACAGCCTTCGTGCCCAGGCCGAACGCCTCGCCACCCGCCTCACCGCGCACCCGGCTTCTCCGACCGACCTCGGCCACTCCCTGGCCACCACCCGTGCCGTCCTGACCCACCGAGCTGTCGTACTCGGCCCGGCCCTCGACGAACTGAGCGAGGGTGTACGTGCCCTCGCCGACGGGGAACAGCACCCGGCGGTCGTCACCGGGCACACCCTCAAGGGCCGTACGGCATGGGTGTTCACCGGGCAGGGCAGTCAGCGGCCCGGCATGGGGCGCGAACTGCATTCCGCCTTCCCGGAGTTCCGCCGAGCCCTGGACGAGGTCTGCGATCTCCTGGACGCCGAACTCGGCGCGGACGACCCCGACCACATCCCCCTGCGCGAGACCATGTTCACCGGCGACCCGGCGACCCTGTCCCGCACCGGCCACGCCCAACCCGCCCTCTTCGCCCTGCAAGTGGCCCTCATCGCTCTCCTCCGCTCCTGGGGCATGCGGCCGGACTCCGTCCTCGGTCATTCGGTTGGCGAGTTCGCGGCGGCGTACGCGGCGGGAGTCTTCGAACTCCCGGATGCGGTACGGCTGGTGGCGGCACGTGCCCGGCTGATGCAGGCGCTGCCCGAGGGCGGCGCGATGGCCGCGATCGAGGCCGGCGAGGACGAGGTCGCCGAGGTGCTCGAGCGGGACGACCGCATCGGGGACGTGGCCGTCGCCGCCGTGAACGGGCCGCGGTCCGTCGTGGTGTCGGGCACGGAGGGTGCCGTCGATGCCGTGGTCGCCGAGTTCCACGACCGTGGCTGCCGTACGAAGCGACTGCGGGTCAGCCATGCCTTCCACTCACCGCTGATGGCCCCGATGCTGGCCGAGTTCACCACAGTCGCGGCCGGTGTCACCTACCGCACGCCGACCCTGCCCGCCGTCAGCACCCTCACCGGTGAGGTGCTGCGCGACGGGGACTGGACGACCCCGACGTACTGGATCGAGCAGGTCCGCCGGCCCGTACGGTTCCACGACGCGCTCACCACCGTCACCGGCCCCCAGGGAGCCGTCCGGCTCCTGGAGATCGGGCCCGACGCCGTCCTCACCGCGCTCGCCCGGGAGGACGGACACGACGCCGCGGCCATGCTCCGCGCCGGACAGCCGGAGCCGCAGGCCGTCCTGACGGCGGTCGCCGAGATGTACGTCCGTGGCGCCGACGTCCGTTGGCCCGCGCTCTTCGAAGGGACGGGTGCGCGGCGGGTGGACCTGCCGACGTACGCGTTCAGCCGCGAGCGGTACTGGCTGCCCGACCACGTCGTCGCGGAGCGGGGCACGGGGACCGGCCCCGACGGTGTCGAGGCACGCTTCTGGGACCTCGTGGAGCGGGGCGACGTCGACGTGCTCGCCGAGCGGCTCGGTGTGTCCGGCGACCAGGCACTGGACACCGTCGTGCCCGCGCTGTCCGCCTGGCGCCGACAGGGCCGCCTGGAGCTGGAGCAGGCGGCCCGCCGTTACCGCGTTCGGTGGCGTCCCGTCCGCCTCGCCGCCGACCCGGGCGCCCTCCCTGGACGCTGGCTGGTGGCCACGCCCGACCCGGACGACCGTGCCGCGGCAGACATCACCGCTGCACTGAACCGGGCCGGCGCCGAGGTCGACCTGATCACCGTCACCGCCGCCGACACCCGCGCCGACCTGACACGTCGCATCCGCGACATCGGCCAGGAGCCCACCCACGTCCTGTCCCTGGTGCCGACGCCGAGTGCCGTGCTCGCCCTGTGGCAGGCCCTCTTCGACAGCGCCCCGTCCGCCCGCCTGTGGTGCGCCACGCGTTCCGCGCAGTCGGTGGGCGCCGGCGACGCACCGTCCCGGCCCGACGAGGCCGCCGTATGGGGCCTCGGACGCACGCTCTCCCTCGAACAGCCCGACCGCTGGGGCGGCCTCGTCGACCTCCCCGCGCACCCCGACTCCGACGACGCGCGGCGCCTCGCGCACCTGCTGGCCGAGCCCGGCGACGAGGACCAACTCGCCCTGCGTCCCACCGGAGTCCTCGCGGCCCGCCTCGTCCGCGACACCGGCGCGAACGGGCAGTCCACCGCCACCTCCGGCGGACAGCCCCGCGGTGCCCGTTTCCACGGCACCGCCCTCGTCACCGGAGGCACCGGCGCACTCGGCCGGCACATCGCCCACTGGCTCGCCGACCAGGGCGCCGAGCATGTCGTCCTGGTCTCGCGGCGCGGTGCCGACGCACCCGGCGCCCAGGACCTGCGCGACGAACTGCGTGACCGCGGAGCCGACGTCACGCTCGCCGCCTGCGACGTCGCCGACCGCGCAGCCCTCGCCGGCCTCCTGGACGCCCACCCGCCCACCGTCGTCGTCCACGCGGCAGGCATCCTCGACGACGGCCTCGCCGCCGACCTCACCCCCGAACGGCTGGCCCGCGTCCTCGCCGCGAAGGCCGACGCCGCCCGGCATCTGCACGAACTGACCGCCGACCGTGCCCTCGACGCCTTCGTGCTCTTCTCGTCCACGGCCGGCGTCACCGGCAACGCCGGCCAGTCCGCATACTCCGCCGCCAACGCCCGCCTCGACGCGCTCGCCCAGCACCGCCGTGCCGCCGGTCTGCCGGCCACGTCCGTCGCCTGGGGGCCCTGGGCCGGGGACGGCATGGCCGCCGACCCGGTCGTCACCACGCACCTGGCCCGGCTCGGCATCAGGCCGCTCACCCCCGACACCGCCCTCGACGTCCTCGGGCGCATCCTCGACGACGACCGCACCTGCGTCACCGTCCTCGACGCCGACTGGGCCCGCTTCGCCGAGACCACCGCCTACGCCCGCCAGGGCTCACTCCTGCGCGAACTCACCGCCCCCGCACAGCAGGACGCCCGCACCGCCCACGACCCCGAGCGCCCCACCGCAGGCACCGGCGAACTCGCGACCGCCGTGCACCGCCGCCCGCCCGCGGAGCGGGAACGCCTCGTCCTCGCCCATGTACGGTCGACCGTCGCCGAGGTCCTCGGGCACGGCTCCGCCGCCGCGATCGCCGCCGACCGCCCCTTCAACGACCTAGGCTTCGACTCCCTCACCTCGGTCGAACTGCGCAACCGCCTCGGCGCCGCGACCGGGCTGCGCCTGCCCGCCACCCTCGTCTACGACCACCCGACCCCCGCCGCCCTCGCGTCCCACATCCGCGCCCAACTCCCCGGCTCCGACACCGACATCGAGGCCCGGGACACGGCCGCGGGCATTGCCACGGGAGACGCCCTCGACGACGACGCCGTGGCGATCGTCGGAATGGCGTGCCGTTTCCCGGGTGATGTGTCCTCCCCGGAGGAGTTGTGGGAGATGCTCGCCGCCGGTCGTGACGGGGTGGTTCCGTTCCCCGCCGATCGTGGCTGGGACATCGAGCGCGTCTACCACCCCGACCCCGAGAATTCCGGGACTTCGTACGTGAATTGCGGTGGGTTTGTGTCGGGTGTGGCGGAGTTTGATGCGGGGTTGTTTGGTATTTCGCCGCGTGAGGCGTTGGCGATGGATCCGCAGCAGCGGTTGTTGTTGGAGGTGTCGTGGGAGGCGTTGGAGCGGGCTGGTGTGGATCCGGTGTCGGTGCGGGGGTCGGTGTCGGGTGTGTTTGTGGGGACGAATGGTCAGGATTATTTGTTGGCGTCGCGGGGTGGGTTTGGTGGGGTTGAGGGGTTTGTGGGGACGGGGTCTGCTGCGAGTGTGATGTCGGGGCGGGTTGCGTATGCGTTGGGGTTGGAGGGGCCGGCGGTGACGGTGGATACGGCGTGTTCGTCGGCGTTGGTGGCGGTTCATCTTGCGGTGGGTGCGTTGCGTTCGGGTGAGTGTGGTCTGGCGTTGGCGGGTGGGGTGACGGTGATGTCGACGCCTGCTGCGTTTGTGGAGTTTTCCCGGCAGCGGGGTCTTGCGGTGGATGGGCGGTGCAAGGCTTTTGGTGAGGGTGCGGATGGGACGGTGTGGGGTGAGGGGGGTGGGGTTCTGGTTTTGGAGCGGCTGTCCGATGCCCGGCGCAACAATCATCCGGTGTTGGCGGTGGTGCGGGGGAGTGCGGTCAATCAGGATGGTGCGTCGAATGGGCTGACCGCGCCGAACGGGCCTTCCCAACAGCGCGTTATCCGCCAGGCATTGAAGGCGGCCGGAATCTCCGCTGCCGACGTCGATGTGGTCGAGGCCCATGGCACGGGTACGACGCTCGGTGACCCGATCGAGGCGCAGGCCCTGCTCTCCACCTACGGCCAGGAACGCACCGAAGGGCCCCTGTGGCTGGGGTCGGTGAAGTCGAATCTGGGGCATACGCAGGCCGCGGCCGGTGTCGCTGGCGTGATCAAGATGGTGCTGGCGATGCAGCGGGAAGCGCTGCCGGCGACGCTGCACGTGGATCGGCCTTCCTCGCACGTGGACTGGGAGGCAGGGCAGGTCCGGCTGCTGACGGAGTCACGGGCGTGGCCGCGGGGCGAGCGGACCAGGCGGGCAGGCGTCTCGGCCTTCGGTATCAGCGGGACCAACGCCCACGTCATCCTCGAAGAAGCCCCCGAACCGGAGCAGCCTGCCCGGCCGGCACCAAAGGCTTCGCTCCCGCTCGTGCCCTGGGTGCTGTCAGCCCACCGCCCCGAGGCGCTCACCCAGCAGGCAGCCCGTCTCGCGACGGCCCTCACCGACGACCACGCGGCACACGACATCGGCCACTCCCTCGCCACCACCCGCGCCGCCCTGGCCCACCGCGCAGTCGCCCTCGGCCCCGACACCCCGACGCTGGCCGCCGCCCTCACGTCCTTCGGCACCGGCACCACGCCCCCGGACATCATCAGCGGCACCGTCACCGAGGGCGGTACGGCCTGGTTGTTCACCGGCCAGGGGAGCCAGCGCCCGGGTATGGGACGGGAGTTGTACGCCAGGTTCCCCGTGTTCGCGCGGGCCTTCGACGAGGTGTGCGCGCACCTCGACGGGGAGTTCGACGGGGCCGCCGGTTTCACAGCGGGCGTACGGGCAGCGGTCTTCGCGCCCGAGGGCTCTGCGGAGGCCGCGCTGCTGGACCGTACCGGCTATGCGCAGGCCGCGCTGTTCGCCGTACAGGTGTCCCTGGTGGAGCTGCTGCGCTCCTGGGGCACCGAGCCGGACTGCGTGGTCGGACACTCCGTCGGCGAGTTTGCGGCTGCTTATGCGGCCGGTGTCTTCGAACTCCCCGATGCGGTACGGCTGGTGGGGGCGCGGGCCCGGCTGATGCAGGCGCTGCCCGAGGGCGGCGCGATGGCCGCCGTCGAGGCCGGGGAGGATGAGGTCGCCGGGGTGCTTGAACGGCACGAAGGTGCCGGGGACGTGGTGATCGCTGCTGTGAACGGGCCGCGGTCCGTCGTCGTGTCGGGCACGGAGAGCGCCGTGGAGGCCGTGCTCGCCGAGTTCCGGGAGCGCGGGTGCCGTACGAGCCGGCTCCGTGTCAGCCACGCCTTCCACTCACCCCTGATGAAGCCGGTGCTCGACGACTTCGCCGCCGTGGCCGACGGCATCACCTACCGCACGCCGGCCGTGCCCGCCGTCAGTACCGTCACCGGGCAGGCGCTGGAGGACGGCGACTGGACCACCGCGCGCTACTGGGCGAATCAGATCGTCGAGCCGGTGCGCTTCCACGACGCGCTCACCACCGTCACCGCCGGCCAAGGGGCCGTCCGGCTCCTGGAGATCGGACCCGACCCGGTGCTCAGCTCGCAGGCGCCCGCCGGGACAGCCGTCGCCGTGAGTGCCCTGCGCCGCGACCGGGCGGAGGTCGCCGCACTGCTCACCGCCCTCGCCGAGGTCTTCGTCTCTGGCACGGACGTCGACTGGGGCGCCGTGTTCGCCGGGACCGGCGCGCGCCGGGTCGACCTGCCGACGTACGCCTTCCAGCGGCGGCGGTACTGGCTGCCCGACCGCACGGGTGAGGGCGGCGCGATGAGCTTCCTCGGCATTCCGGAGGCTCCGCGGGAGCTGCCCGTGTCCCGCGAGCCGCTGCCCACGGCCTACGAACAGCCGTCGTCCGCAGCGCCCGTCAACCGCCTTCGCTCGCTGCCCCCGGCCGAGCGCGAGAGTGCCGTCCTGGAGCTCGTCGTCGCCCAAGTGGCCCAGATCCTCGGGCACTCCGACACCGGAGAGGTCGGCGCCACGCAGCGGTTCCTCGAACTGGGCTTCACCTCACTGTCCCTGGCCGACCTCGGCAACCGCGTCGCCCGCGCCTGCGGCGTCGAACTGTCGACGTCCGCCCTCTACGAGCACGCCACACCGCGTGCCCTCGCCGCCCACGTCGGTGGCCAACTCGGGGACAGGCAGCGGCAGTCGGCCGTATCCGCCGACTCCGTGACCGCGCTCGTGCGGTACGCCTTCGAGCGGAAGCAGTACGACAAGGGACTGGACATGCTGCACCTCGCGGCCGCGATGCGCCCGGCGTTCGGCCTGCCCGACACACCGGACGGCACGGCGCCGGGAACGCCGCAGGACACGCCGTCCGGCGGGGCGACCCACTCCGACGCCCGCCCCGGCGCGAGTGCCCCCGCACCGCGGCCGGTCCGGCTCGCCACCGGCAGTGAGGGCGAGGCCCTGCTGTGTCTGCCGTCGCTGGTCGCACCCGTCACCGCCTACCAGTACTCCCGGTTCGCCGCCGCCCTGCACGGCAGCCGTGACGTCTGGGTGCTGCCCGCGCCGGGCTACGCGGCCGGCGAGGCACTGCCCGACAGCCCCGAGGCCGCCGCCGCCCGGCAGGCGGAGGCCGTCCTCGCCGCCTTCGGGGACAAGCCGCTGACCCTCGTCGGCTACTCCTCCGGCGGCTGGCAGGCCCACCTCCTGGCCGCGGTACTCACCGAGGCGGGCGCACCCCCGCGTGCCCTGGTGCTGCTCGACTCGCCGGAGACGCCCGACCAGAACCTCGCGCTCGCCATGGTCGCCACCTCCTGCCGGCTCATGCGGGACCACCCGGACGTCCCCGTCGTCGCCGACCAGCTCACCGCGACCGCCCACTACGGCCGCCTGTTCGACGGGTGGCGGCCCGTGGCCGCCGCCGAGGCGCCGCGGACGTTGTTCGTGTCCGCCGCGCACCACGACCCGGCGCTGCTCCTGGGCGCCGGCCGGCCCCAGTGGCCGCTGCCGCACGAGGCGGTCGAAGTGCCCGGCACCCACATCAGCCTGCTGGACGGCGACGCCGACACCACCGCACGCGCCGTGCACGCCTGGCTGCTGGAGCGCTGA